A stretch of the Aphis gossypii isolate Hap1 chromosome 2, ASM2018417v2, whole genome shotgun sequence genome encodes the following:
- the LOC114131657 gene encoding malignant T-cell-amplified sequence 1 homolog yields the protein MFKKFDDKDSVIGIQQLKSSVQKGIRTKIIDQYPTLEEYIDTILPKKDALRIVKCQDHIEIIVNSAGDCLFFRHRNGPWLPTLKLLHKYPFFLPKEQVDLGAIKFVMSGANIMCPGLTSPGAKIEPVPQNTIVAVMAEGKQHALAIGITSLSTDDILKVNKGVGIENCHYLNDGLWQMKAVK from the exons atgtttaagaa attTGATGATAAAGATAGTGTGATAGGTATTCAACAGTTAAAATCATCTGTCCAAAAAGGTATTAGAACGAAAATTATTGATCAATATCCAACACTTGAGGAGTACATAGATACAATATTACCTAAGAAAGATGCATTAAGAATTGTTAAATG CCAAGATCATATTGAAATAATCGTGAATTCAGCCGGCGACTGTTTATTTTTCCGGCATAGAAATGGCCCTTGGCTACCTACACTGAAGCTTCTTCATaaat ATCCATTCTTTCTTCCTAAAGAACAAGTAGACTTAGGTgccattaaatttgttatgagCGGTGCCAACATTATGTGTCCTGGTTTGACATCTCCTGGAGCAAAAATTGAGCCTGTTCcacaaaatacaattgta gctGTAATGGCAGAAGGCAAACAACATGCTTTGGCCATTGGAATAACTAGTCTTTCTACGGatgatat attaAAAGTGAATAAAGGAGTTGGTATTGAAAACTGTCACTATTTGAATGATGGTCTTTGGCAAATGAAAGCTGTGAAGTAA
- the LOC114131661 gene encoding actin-related protein 2/3 complex subunit 4 — protein sequence MTTTLKPYLSVVKHSLDAAICITQFYSQVVERHSKPEIEMQTNRELILTPMLISRNERERVFIESSINSIRVSIAIKQCDEIERLLCDKFTRFMMKRAENFFILRRKPIAGYDITFLITNMHVEQMYRNKLIDFIIRFMEEIDKEISEMKLAINARARICSEEFLKHF from the coding sequence ATGACTACAACACTCAAGCCTTATCTTTCAGTTGTAAAGCATTCGTTAGATGCTGCCATATGTATTACCCAGTTTTACTCGCAAGTAGTTGAACGTCATAGCAAACCAGAAATAGAAATGCAAACCAACAGGGAATTAATATTGACTCCAATGTTAATCAGTCGCAATGAACGAGAACGTGTTTTTATTGAAAGCTCTATAAATTCAATACGGGTGAGCATTGCAATTAAACAATGTGATGAAATTGAGCGATTATTGTGTGATAAATTCACACGGTTCATGATGAAACGAGCAGaaaattttttcattctaAGAAGGAAACCAATTGCTGGATATGACATAACATTCCTAATCACTAACATGCATGTGGAACAAATGTATAGGAATAAACTTATTGATTTCATCATTCGATTTATGGAAGAAATTGACAAAGAGATCAGTGAAATGAAGTTGGCAATAAATGCAAGAGCAAGAATATGTTCAGAAGAGTttctcaaacatttttaa
- the LOC114131646 gene encoding leucine-rich repeat-containing protein 58, with the protein MFNGYYGSTSESSDSDAPIDDGSSVKTMDLNYLLLDGDTIQKHLVDMCERSRPDGIDTMLLNHNAMLSLPPAINRFQHLRVLDISNNRLTHVPDFVARLPLTTLVAKNNLIDDDGFPKEFGCAVHLKVLNISGNRLSHFPQQLLSVTTLEYLYMGSNNLVEIPKDINKLIRLKFLCLGGNHLSDVPVTLGMLDNLKALNLSDNSLESLPPAIANLKHLKSLMLHKNRLRTLPIEIISLKCLTELSLRDNPLVVRFVSDMTHNPPSLLELSARSVKINNVQYGERDLPYNLIEYLSSAHHCVNPKCKGVFFDDRVEHIKFVDFCGKYRIPLLQYLCSSKCVVNHRNILGDSTDSNMMRKVLLG; encoded by the exons ATGTTTAACGGGTATTACGGGTCGACGTCGGAGAGCAGCGACAGCGACGCGCCGATCGACGACGGGTCGTCCGTCAAGACGATGGACCTCAACTACCTGTTGCTGGACGGCGACACCATCCAAAAGCATTTGGTGGACATGTGCGAGCGCAGCCGGCCGGACGGCATCGACACGATGCTGCTCAACCACAACGCCATGCTGTCCCTGCCGCCGGCCATCAACCGGTTCCAGCACCTCCGCGTGCTCGACATCAGCAACAACCGGTTGACGCACGTGCCCGACTTCGTGGCGCGGTTGCCGCTCACCACGCTGGTCGCCAAGAACAATCTGATCGACGACGACGGGTTCCCCAAGGAGTTCGGCTGTGCCGTCCACCTCAAGGTGCTCAACATCAGCGGCAATCGGTTGTCGCACTTTCCCCAGCAGTTGCTGTCCGTCACCACGCTCGAGTACCTGTACATGGGCAGCAACAATCTGGTCGAGATACCCAAAGACATCAACAAACTTATCAG gttgaAGTTCTTATGTTTGGGCGGAAATCATTTGTCAGATGTACCTGTGACTTTGGGTATGTTGGATAATTTGAAAGCTCTAAATTTGAGCGATAACTCACTGGAGAGTTTGCCGCCGGCCATTGCCAATCTCAAACACCTAAAATCGTTGATGTTACACAAAAACAGACTTCGTACACTACCTATAGAAATCATATCATTGAAGTGCCTCACAGAG ttaagcTTGAGAGACAATCCATTGGTTGTGAGATTCGTAAGTGATATGACGCATAATCCACCATCATTACTCGAACTGTCTGCCAGATCAGTGAAAATTAACAATGTTCAATATGGAGAACGCGATTTGCCttacaatttaatagaatacTTATCAAGTGCACATCATTGTGTCAACCCCAAATGTAAAG GTGTATTTTTTGACGACAGAGTTGAACACATTAAGTTTGTGGATTTTTGTGGCAAATACCGTATTCCACTGTTACAGTACCTATGTTCATCAAAATGTGTAGTCAACCACAGAAATATACTTGGAGATAGCACTGACAGCAATATGATGAGAAAAGTTTTACTCggataa
- the LOC114131903 gene encoding checkpoint protein HUS1 — MKFRGKIIDPHCMKQFYSIVIILSKLCRNVVLRLSSTKLYLIALNESNSNQISVWSVLDQQSFFKDYDMIGETESNEILFSLPIDMLASSLSSAKQTNLKTLKMKLTDKLSPCLTIELDLESQVSSKQLCTHDIPVTVILPKDWSEYKEPTIPTHNISVVMPSIRVVRHIVDKMKRIGPRLMVSLDASGKMVLGVSNLSATVDTHFIDLEIVSVQNSTDKENKYSTIVDIKKFSQFLNCETLNLSKILCHVVEGLLLHCSIEEDEYVLHYFLSGIDD, encoded by the exons atgaaattccGTGGAAAAATCATTGATCCGCATTGCATGAAACAGTTCTAca gtattgttattattttatccaaatTATGTAGAAATGTAGTATTGAGACTTAGTTCTACTAAACTGTACTTAATTGCTTTAAATGAATCAAACAGTAATCAAATCAGTGTTTGGTCTGTATTAGATCAACAGTCATTTTTTAAGGACTACGATATGATTGGTGAAACGGAAtctaatgaaattttatttagtttaccaattg ataTGCTTGCATCCTCATTGAGTTCAGCAAAACaaacaaacttaaaaactCTCAAGATGAAACTTACTGATAAACTATCTCCATGTCTAACTATTGAATTGGAtctg gaGTCTCAAGTATCTAGTAAACAGTTATGTACTCATGATATTCCAGTTACTGTTATACTACCAAAAGATTGGTCAGAATATAAGGAGCCTACCATACCTActcataat ataagtGTTGTTATGCCATCAATACGAGTAGTACGCCACATTGTTGATAAGATGAAACGTATTGGTCCCAGGTTAATGGTATCATTGGATGCTTCTGGAAAAATGGTTTTAGGAGTTTCAAATTTATCAGCTACAGTCGACACACATTTTATAGATCTTGAGATAGTTAGTGTACAAAATTCAACTG ataaagaaaataaatattctacaatagttgatatcaaaaaattttcacaatttttaaattgtgaaaCATTAaacttatcaaaaatattatgtcatgtAGTAGAAGGATTGCTGTTACATTGTTCAATTGAAGAAGatgaatatgtattacattatttcttAAGTGGAATTGatgattaa
- the LOC114131911 gene encoding V-type proton ATPase subunit D, with translation MSGKDKLPIFPSRGAQTMMKGRLMGAQKGHSLLKKKADALQMRFRLILGKIIQTKTLMGEVMKEAAFSLAEAKFTTGDFNQVVLQNVTKAQIKIRTKKDNVAGVTLPVFESYQDGTDTYELAGLARGGQQLAKLKKNYQTAIKLLVELASLQTSFVTLDDVIKITNRRVNAIEHVIIPRIEKTLAYIISELDELEREEFYRLKKIQDKKKIANKKKEQLKKDMKEAEYGNMLDEGDEDLLF, from the exons ATGTCGGGAAAAGACAAATTGCCAATATTTCCATCTCGTGG tgCTCAAACAATGATGAAAGGGCGTCTTATGGGAGCACAAAAAGGTCAtagtttgttgaaaaaaaaagctgATGCTTTACAAATGAGATTTCGTTTGATTCTTGGTAAAATTATTCAg ACAAAGACATTAATGGGTGAAGTAATGAAAGAAGCAGCATTTTCTTTGGCTGAAGCAAAATTTACTACTGGTGATTTTAATCAAGTTGTTTTGCAAAATGTAACGAAAgctcaaataaaaatacgcactaaaaaagataatgttgctg gtgtGACATTGCCTGTTTTTGAAAGTTACCAGGATGGTACAGACACTTATGAATTAGCTGGTTTAGCTAGAGGGGGTCAACAGTTggctaaacttaaaaaaaattatcaaactgCAATTAAACTCTTGGTTGAATTAGCATCATTGCAAACATCTTTTGTTACTCTAGatgatgttattaaaataacaaatagaaGAGTGAATGCTATTGAACatg TTATCATACCCAGAATTGAAAAAACacttgcatatattatttctgaGCTTGATGAATTAGAGCGAGAAGAATTTTAcag gttAAAGAAGATTCAGGATAAGAAGAAAATTGCCAATAAAAAGAAAGAACAACTAAAGAAAGACATGAAAGAAGCTGAGTATGGTAACATGTTGGATGAAGGAGATGaagatttgttattttaa
- the LOC114131923 gene encoding beta-glucuronidase-like, translated as MFNSHFTMVRPSEIVAFLLLVTLVGTSLAANILYPVESESREVRTLHGLWNFKISPPSNQLIGFDEKWYTMRFETLGDYWKMPVPSSYNDVSTNSTIRDYVGWSWYQYEFYVPKRWTDDQLNVFLRFGSVHFKSIVWLNGKLCVDHEGGHLPFIGNATDFLKYDEPNLIVVAVNNTLRPDTIPQGYTTYPNNTYKYPKDYSIYSHEFDYFDYSGINRAVHLYTTPKVYVCDITVLTSFGNNLEGIVDYEVDICGNNVSECNITLLDANRNTVVESNTCSGQLIIPNVIPWWPIMSGKKHIAYLYTFQVKTNNEKSDYYRLRIGVRTLQWTSKQLLLNNEPIYLRGFGKHEDSIIRGRGYDDALSARDYYLIKWLGANSFRTSHYPYAEETLQQADAEGILVIVESAACNLRIFGPDVMKFHKGVMTENVNRDKNHPSVIMWSLANEPHNNLNSSVSYFRELYKHVRNIDPSRPITFVNSQQIQNAKAIEYMDILTLNRYSSWYSDSGHLELIQYQIYNEFEAFTKKYKKPILFTEYGAGAIAGLHSLPETMWSEDYHVTLLQEHFKTFDSLIANGVPILGEMIWNFADFKTPQEYIRPGLCVKGLFTRERQPKMAAYVVKERFHTFISNTAWQKRSLSCG; from the exons ATGTTTAACTCACACTTCACTATGGTTAGACCATCGGAAATCGTGgcgtttttacttttagtgACTTTAGTAGGGACGTCCTTAGCtgcaaatattttgtatccGGTGGAAAGCGAAAGTCGCGAAGTTCGTACTCTACATGGCTTAtggaatttcaaaatatctcCACCATCAAACCAACTGATCGGGTTTGATGAAAAATGGTATACGATGAGATTTGAAAca CTTGGTGATTATTGGAAAATGCCCGTTCCATCTAGCTACAATGATGTTTCTACAAACTCAACCATACGAGATTACGTCGGTTGGTCATGGTATCAATATGAGTTTTATGTACCAAAAAGATGGACTGATGATCAACTGAATGTATTTTTACGTTTTGGCAGTGTGCATTTCAAATCAATTGTG TGGTTAAATGGTAAATTATGTGTAGACCACGAAGGCGGCCACTTACCATTTATTGGTAATGCTACTGATTTTCTTAAGTATGATGAACCTAATTTAATTGTCGTTGCTGTAAATAACACACTGAGACCGGATACTATACCACAAGGATATACAACATACCCGaataatacatacaa ataTCCAAAAGATTATTCGATATATTCTCACGagtttgattattttgattattctgGTATAAACAGAGCTGTCCATTTATATACAACACCGAAAGTTTACGTTTGTGACATAACTGTACTTACAagttttggaaataatttagaag gaatTGTTGACTACGAGGTCGATATTTGTGGAAATAATGTTTCTGAATGTAATATTACACTTTTGGATGCTAATCGAAATACAGTTGTCGAATCGAATACCTGTTCTGGACAGTTAATAATACCAAATGTAATACCTTGGTGGCCAATTATGTCTGGTAAAAAACACATAGcatacttatatacttttcag GTGAAgactaataatgaaaaaagtgATTATTATCGTTTGCGAATTGGTGTTAGAACACTTCAATGGacatcaaaacaattattgttaaataatgaaCCGATTTATTTAAGAGGATTTGGAAAACACGAGGATTCTATT aTACGAGGGAGAGGTTATGATGATGCATTAAGTGCCAgagactattatttaataaaatggttaGGTGCTAATTCTTTTCGTACATCGCACTACCCTTACGCCGAAGAAACATTACAGCAAGCCGATGCAGAAGGTATATTAGTAATTGTGGAAAGTGCTGCATGCAATTTAAG aatatttggGCCAGATGTAATGAAATTCCATAAAGGTGTTATGACAGAAAATGTAAATCGTGATAAAAACCATCCTAGTGTTATTATGTGGTCATTGGCTAATGAAccacataacaatttaaattcatctGTATCATATTTTCG AGAACTTTACAAACATGTACGAAATATCGATCCGTCAAGACCAATAACTTTTGTCAACAGtcaacaaattcaaaatgcTAAAGcg attgagTACATGGATATTCTAACTTTAAATCGATACAGCAGCTGGTATAGTGATTCAGGCCATTTAGAGCTTattcaatatcaaatatacaatgaatttgaagcatttacaaaaaaatacaagaaacCTATATTATTCACCGAATATGGTGCCGGAGCAATTGCTGGGTTACATTCG CTACCAGAAACAATGTGGAGTGAAGATTATCATGTTACTCTGCTTcaagaacattttaaaacttttgattCATTAATAGCTAACGGAGTTCCAATCCTAGGAGAAATGATATGGAATTTTGCAGATTTTAAAACACCTCAag agtaTATAAGACCAGGGTTGTGTGTAAAAGGATTATTTACCAGAGAACGACAACCGAAGATGGCTGCATACGTGGTAAAAGAACGTTTCCATACATTTATAAGCAACACAGCATGGCAAAAACGATCTTTAAGTTGTGGATAA